The following are encoded together in the Juglans microcarpa x Juglans regia isolate MS1-56 chromosome 2D, Jm3101_v1.0, whole genome shotgun sequence genome:
- the LOC121250029 gene encoding LOW QUALITY PROTEIN: ectonucleotide pyrophosphatase/phosphodiesterase family member 1 (The sequence of the model RefSeq protein was modified relative to this genomic sequence to represent the inferred CDS: inserted 1 base in 1 codon) has protein sequence MGSDSLSILTTSTKPTPIPIPTQEDPSNPSTALLSFNTDSSSSASTDPPHKPATTTILFISLLLIACVAISAAIAFAFLFFSSSSSASPPATSHVETQARPLIKLPHPVVLLISSDGFRFGYQFKTATPNIGRLIGNGTEAELGLIPVFPTLTFPNHYSIVTGLYPAYHGIINNHFLDPRTGEAFTMGSHEPKWWLGEPLWETVVNNGLKASTYFWPGSEVRKGPWTCPDKFCMNYNGSVPFEERVDTVLSYFDLPGGEIPSFMTLYFEDPDHQGHQVGPDDPEITEAVARIDMMIGRLIEGLEKRGIFEDVNIILVGDHGMVGTCDKKLIFLDDLNPWIDIPADWVLSHTPLLAIRPPPGVEPSDVVAKMNQGLKSGKVENGKYLRVYLKEELPSRLHYSASDRIPPVIGMIEEGFKVEQKRTKRKECGGAHGYDNAFFSMRTIFVGHGPQFARGXKVPSFENVQIYNLVTSILKIQGASNNGSALFPKSILLSSP, from the exons ATGGGTTCTGATTCTTTGTCTATTTTGACTACATCGACAAAGCCTACGCCGATACCAATACCAACCCAAGAAGACCCATCAAACCCATCTACAGCTCTCCTTTCCTTCAACACAGACTCTTCCTCTTCCGCCTCGACAGACCCTCCTCACAAACCCGCCACAACCACCATCCTCTTCATCTCCCTCCTCCTCATCGCCTGTGTTGCTATCTCCGCCGCCATCGCCTTtgctttcctcttcttctcttcctcttcctctgcGTCTCCACCTGCCACCTCCCATGTCGAAACTCAAGCCCGTCCCCTCATAAAGCTCCCACACCCTGTGGTCTTGCTGATTTCATCCGACGGGTTCCGATTTGGGTACCAATTCAAGACCGCCACGCCCAATATTGGTCGCTTAATCGGTAACGGGACCGAGGCCGAGCTGGGTTTGATTCCGGTTTTCCCGACTTTAACTTTTCCTAACCACTACTCCATTGTGACTGGTCTTTATCCTGCTTATCATGGTATAATTAACAATCATTTTTTGGATCCACGCACTGGTGAGGCTTTTACCATGGGGAGCCACGAGCCAAAATGGTGGTTGGGTGAGCCTCTATGGGAGACCGTGGTGAACAACGGATTGAAGGCTTCCACGTATTTCTGGCCTGGGTCTGAGGTAAGAAAAGGTCCTTGGACGTGTCCTGATAAGTTTTGTATGAATTATAATGGCTCGGTTCCTTTCGAGGAACGGGTAGATACCGTTTTAAGTTACTTTGATCTGCCTGGTGGTGAAATTCCTTCGTTTATGACACTATATTTTGAAGACCCGGATCATCAGGGTCACCAAGTGGGGCCTGATGATCCAGAGATAACTGAAGCTGTTGCTAGAATTGATatgatgattgggaggttgATTGAAGGTTTAGAAAAGAGAGGTATTTTTGAGgatgttaatataattttggTGGGTGATCACGGGATGGTTGGTACATGTGATAAAAAGCTTATTTTTCTAGATGATTTGAACCCTTGGATTGATATTCCTGCTGATTGGGTTCTGTCGCACACGCCTTTACTGGCAATTCGTCCGCCTCCTGGTGTTGAGCCATCGGATGTTGTTGCAAAGATGAATCAAGGGTTAAAGTCTGGGAAGGTTGAGAATGGGAAGTATTTGAGAGTGTATCTCAAGGAGGAGCTGCCTAGTAGGCTTCATTATAGTGCCAGTGATAGGATACCACCAGTAATTGGTATGATAGAAGAAGGGTTTAAGGTTGAGCAGAAGAGGACGAAGCGGAAAGAATGTGGTGGAGCACATGGTTATGACAATGCCTTTTTTTCCATGAGGACCATTTTTGTTGGCCATGGTCCTCAGTTTGCGAGGG AGAAAGTTCCATCTTTTGAGAACGTGCAGATATATAACTTGGTCACCTCGATTCTGAAGATTCAGGGTGCATCGAATAATGGGTCTGCATTGTTTCCAAAGTCTATTCTTTTGTCTAGTCCGTAA